ATCTTTATCATAATTGTCTCCTCATTCCCTGATTAGAGATTATATCAAGGGTTTATAGCAACGAACTGTTTTGAGGCAGGCAGATAAGCAAATGGGATAAGCCGTTACATTATCGGTGATATTTGACAAAAGAACAAAAATAGAACAAAGTAATCCACAAGTTTTTTCAGTTTCTACTCATGCAGAGAATTGCAGCAGGGCATAAGTTCGTTTAATGTCGCGCAAAGGGCAGATTCTATTGCCTATAAGAATTTAAGTAAGGGGGCTAATGTGGCCGGTAGCGTTAACAAAGTAATTTTGGTAGGTAACCTCGGACGTGATCCAGAAGTGCGTACAATGGGTAATGGTTCACCAGTTGTGAACCTTTCTGTTGCAACGACTGAAAGCTGGAAAGACCGTCAAACAGGTGAACGCCGTGACCGTACAGAATGGCACCGTGTGGTTATCTTCAACGAAAACCTCGCGAAAGTGGCTCAAAACTACCTTCGTAAGGGATCTTCTGTGTATCTAGAAGGCCAGCTTCAAACACGTAAGTGGACAGACCAGTCTGGTGTAGAGAAATATACAACAGAAATCGTGCTTCAACAGTATCGTGGTGAGCTTACAATGCTTGGTGGCCGTGGTGATGCAGGTGGCATGGGTATGGGTGCTGGTGGAGCAGCCGGCGGCTTTGGTGATAGCCAGGACAGTTACGGCGATAGCTTCGGTGGCGGCGCACCTGCACAGGGTGGCGGTTTTGGCGGTGGTCAATCACAAGGTGGCGGCATGGGTGGTGCAGCTGATCTTGATGATGAGATCCCGTTCTAAGTCGATTAGTATTTTAAATTATAGAAATGAGCGGCTATGGCTGCTCATTTTTTTTGTTCTGTTTTTCGAGGGATGAATTATGATCAACCTCGAACATTATGTATTTTACCGAATGGGGGCTTAATTAGATGCGTAAGTTACTTACAACCGTTTCATTGGCGATTGCTGTTGCTTCTGCGCCCGCTGTTATGGCTGACGCTACCAAGGGTAAGCTGAACAGCTATGAGAAACTTGAGGATGTTTTCAAAGGCTTCAAGCCACACGAAACTCTTCTTGTACTTGATAATGATGATACCATCAGCACTATGCCGTGTGTGGATGAAAAAAACTGCCAGTATCTGGGCGGTGCGGCTTGGTTTGATTGGCAAGATCACCTGATTGAAAAGGGTGACCCTAATAGGGTTGCCAAGGATTTTGGAGAACTGCTGCAAATCTCTGCGCTTATTTTCAATGTTTCCAATATGCAATATACGGAACAGCGCTTACCTGAGAAGCTTCAGGCGCTCACAAAAAGTGGTGTACGTTTGCTTGTTGAAACAGCTCGCGGCACAGATAATGTAGATGCCACATCCCGTCAGTTTAGAAACCTCAAAATGGATGGTTCTAAATACAAAAACTTCAAAGAGTTTGTGCTTGCGAATGGTCTGGCCTTCGATGGTACAAAAAGCCTGCCGAGCCCGGTTAAGCCATGTAGTATCAATGGTTCTCGCCCAGTAACATTCCAACAGGGTGTGATGTATCTGGCAGGGCAGAATAAAGGCGTGATGCTTCAATGTCTGCTTGAGCAATATGCGCTGCAAGCAGATATCAATATGCCGATTAAGAATATCGTATTCATTGATGACACGCCAAAGAATGTTGAGAATGTTTACAAAGCGTTTAAGGGTAGTGATGCCTACAACGTGCGCACATTCCACTATACAGCATTTGATAAACACAAAAAGGCACTTACCGAAGGCCCTCGTAGTGAGGAGCTTCAGGCAAAAGCCAATGAGCGGTGGGAAGCGATAAAAATCACTCTTGGAGATCAGCTCCTGATGCCAGCGATGCCAAAATAAGATTAAAGGGAACCGGGCTTAGTACCCGGTTTTTTATTTGGTAATGTTTACAGCAGTGTTCTTGAAAGAAGGTGTTTTACTGCGCGCGTCAACGGCAGTACCTGTCAGCGTGTTAGCTTCTGGATAGTAAGCGAGGATATTGCCTTCTGGTACATCGAAAGCGAACACTTTCACGTCTTCCATGGTACCGAATTCTGATGTCACCGTAATCTGGTTATGCTGTTCAACACCCAGTCTTTTCATATCATCCCTGTTCATCATTACACACCAGCGGTCATCAGTGCCGCGGTAGGTATCTTTGTTTTCATAAATAATAGAGTTGAACTGGCCTTCGCTCCGCAGTGTAGTGAGTGTGAAAGGGAACGTTTTATTTGTGGTTATTTCAGGTAAATCACAAGCGATGAAGGAGGCTTTGCCTGAGGATGTTTTAAATTCCGGCGTGTGGAATAGCCTGCCATTAATATGGAATTCTTTCTTCGCCA
This DNA window, taken from Kordiimonas sp. SCSIO 12603, encodes the following:
- the ssb gene encoding single-stranded DNA-binding protein, with product MAGSVNKVILVGNLGRDPEVRTMGNGSPVVNLSVATTESWKDRQTGERRDRTEWHRVVIFNENLAKVAQNYLRKGSSVYLEGQLQTRKWTDQSGVEKYTTEIVLQQYRGELTMLGGRGDAGGMGMGAGGAAGGFGDSQDSYGDSFGGGAPAQGGGFGGGQSQGGGMGGAADLDDEIPF
- a CDS encoding DUF2608 domain-containing protein translates to MRKLLTTVSLAIAVASAPAVMADATKGKLNSYEKLEDVFKGFKPHETLLVLDNDDTISTMPCVDEKNCQYLGGAAWFDWQDHLIEKGDPNRVAKDFGELLQISALIFNVSNMQYTEQRLPEKLQALTKSGVRLLVETARGTDNVDATSRQFRNLKMDGSKYKNFKEFVLANGLAFDGTKSLPSPVKPCSINGSRPVTFQQGVMYLAGQNKGVMLQCLLEQYALQADINMPIKNIVFIDDTPKNVENVYKAFKGSDAYNVRTFHYTAFDKHKKALTEGPRSEELQAKANERWEAIKITLGDQLLMPAMPK